The proteins below are encoded in one region of Fibrella aestuarina BUZ 2:
- a CDS encoding YHYH protein: protein MKRKGLIMAAGGLLTGLLIAAACQKMSDAVAPTSTTPTTSTSVTVGTGVPEVYKKLYGATSIYVEGSNIVIKTSGRPDHKSPYYKGTAWESTLYEAYNGTNARYAQNPNIIAETSLTYKIPMNPAEDPTHAATPLGSTGVALNGVAFFNQYAAQNAPLTNEVNGFDQYGGHPQQQGQYHYHVEPTYLTNSKGKDALMGFLLDGFPVYGPVENGKTITNADLDKYHGHVGKTADYPNGIYHYHITAEDPYISGSGFYGKAGTVTR, encoded by the coding sequence ATGAAACGAAAAGGACTAATCATGGCCGCCGGGGGCCTGCTAACGGGCCTGCTGATCGCGGCCGCCTGCCAGAAAATGAGTGATGCCGTTGCCCCAACCAGCACGACGCCCACCACCTCAACCTCGGTAACCGTGGGAACGGGCGTGCCGGAGGTTTACAAAAAGTTGTATGGCGCCACGTCGATCTACGTGGAAGGCAGCAACATCGTGATCAAAACCAGCGGTCGGCCCGATCACAAGAGCCCGTATTACAAAGGCACCGCCTGGGAAAGCACCCTGTACGAAGCGTATAACGGCACCAACGCCCGCTACGCTCAGAACCCGAACATCATTGCCGAAACGAGCCTGACCTACAAGATTCCGATGAATCCGGCTGAAGACCCAACGCACGCGGCCACGCCATTGGGGTCGACGGGTGTGGCGCTCAACGGCGTCGCTTTTTTCAACCAATATGCGGCACAGAACGCGCCCCTGACCAACGAGGTGAATGGCTTCGACCAGTATGGCGGGCATCCGCAACAGCAGGGGCAATACCATTACCACGTCGAACCAACGTACCTGACGAACAGCAAAGGTAAAGACGCGCTAATGGGCTTTCTGCTCGATGGCTTCCCGGTGTATGGCCCCGTCGAAAACGGGAAAACCATCACCAATGCCGATCTGGACAAGTACCACGGCCACGTGGGCAAAACCGCTGACTACCCCAACGGCATTTACCACTAC